The Humulus lupulus chromosome 4, drHumLupu1.1, whole genome shotgun sequence genome has a window encoding:
- the LOC133830385 gene encoding putative DNA glycosylase At3g47830 isoform X1, with product MMKEPRKRKQLKPLGEPHSLPKKKSSAKPTKDPYPTYDPPTPDECRAVRDSLLALHGFPQEFAKYRRQRPSEDLPPDENGSSFSADGAPKPGPSEKDDSGGNLTEKETVLDGLVSTVLSQNTTELNSQRAFASLKSAFPTWENVLGADSKSIENAIRCGGLAPTKASCIKNLLSCLLERKGKLCLEYLRDFSVDEVKAELSLFKGIGPKTVACVLMFHLQHDDFPVDTHVFEIAKALGWLPAVADRNKAYLHLNQRIPNKLKFDLNCLLYTHGKVCRRCIKKEGTQIKKELNDDSCPLLHHCRRS from the exons ATGATGAAGGAACCCCGGAAAAGGAAGCAGCTCAAGCCACTTGGCGAGCCACATTCCTTGCCCAAGAAGAAATCTTCAGCCAAACCCACCAAAGATCCATACCCAACTTACGATCCACCAACCCCAGACGAATGCCGAGCCGTACGAGACTCACTCTTGGCTCTTCATGGCTTTCCCCAAGAGTTCGCCAAGTACCGGAGGCAGAGACCAAGTGAAGATCTCCCCCCTGATGAAAATGGCTCTTCTTTTTCTGCGGACGGTGCTCCGAAGCCTGGCCCTTCTGAAAAGGATGACTCGGGTGGTAATTTGACGGAAAAGGAAACTGTTTTGGACGGTTTAGTGAGCACTGTGTTGTCGCAGAATACCACCGAGCTCAATTCACAAAGGGCTTTCGCTTCTCTTAAGTCTGCATTTCCCACCTGGGAAAAT GTTTTGGGTGCTGATTCAAAAAGTATAGAGAATGCTATTAGGTGTGGAGGTTTGGCGCCAACAAAAGCTTCATGTATTAAAAACTTATTGAGTTGCTTGCTTGAGAGAAAAGGGAAGTTATGCTTGGAGTACTTGAGAGACTTTTCAGTTGATGAAGTCAAGGCTGAACTCTCTCTATTTAAAGGAATTGGCCCCAAAACG GTTGCTTGCGTGTTGATGTTCCATCTGCAGCATGATGATTTTCCAGTGGACACACAT GTGTTTGAGATTGCAAAAGCTCTTGGTTGGTTACCAGCTGTGGCTGACAGGAACAAGGCCTATCTTCATCTCAACCAACGTATCCCCAATAAACTGAAATTTGATCTGAACTGTCTTTTATATACACATGGTAAAGTCTGCCGCAGATGCATCAAGAAAGAGGGAACCCAGATAAAAAAAGAATTAAATGATGATTCCTGCCCTTTATTACATCATTGCAGAAGAAGTTAG
- the LOC133830385 gene encoding putative DNA glycosylase At3g47830 isoform X2: MMKEPRKRKQLKPLGEPHSLPKKKSSAKPTKDPYPTYDPPTPDECRAVRDSLLALHGFPQEFAKYRRQRPSEDLPPDENGSSFSADGAPKPGPSEKDDSGGNLTEKETVLDGLVSTVLSQNTTELNSQRAFASLKSAFPTWENVLGADSKSIENAIRCGGLAPTKASCIKNLLSCLLERKGKLCLEYLRDFSVDEVKAELSLFKGIGPKTHDDFPVDTHVFEIAKALGWLPAVADRNKAYLHLNQRIPNKLKFDLNCLLYTHGKVCRRCIKKEGTQIKKELNDDSCPLLHHCRRS; the protein is encoded by the exons ATGATGAAGGAACCCCGGAAAAGGAAGCAGCTCAAGCCACTTGGCGAGCCACATTCCTTGCCCAAGAAGAAATCTTCAGCCAAACCCACCAAAGATCCATACCCAACTTACGATCCACCAACCCCAGACGAATGCCGAGCCGTACGAGACTCACTCTTGGCTCTTCATGGCTTTCCCCAAGAGTTCGCCAAGTACCGGAGGCAGAGACCAAGTGAAGATCTCCCCCCTGATGAAAATGGCTCTTCTTTTTCTGCGGACGGTGCTCCGAAGCCTGGCCCTTCTGAAAAGGATGACTCGGGTGGTAATTTGACGGAAAAGGAAACTGTTTTGGACGGTTTAGTGAGCACTGTGTTGTCGCAGAATACCACCGAGCTCAATTCACAAAGGGCTTTCGCTTCTCTTAAGTCTGCATTTCCCACCTGGGAAAAT GTTTTGGGTGCTGATTCAAAAAGTATAGAGAATGCTATTAGGTGTGGAGGTTTGGCGCCAACAAAAGCTTCATGTATTAAAAACTTATTGAGTTGCTTGCTTGAGAGAAAAGGGAAGTTATGCTTGGAGTACTTGAGAGACTTTTCAGTTGATGAAGTCAAGGCTGAACTCTCTCTATTTAAAGGAATTGGCCCCAAAACG CATGATGATTTTCCAGTGGACACACAT GTGTTTGAGATTGCAAAAGCTCTTGGTTGGTTACCAGCTGTGGCTGACAGGAACAAGGCCTATCTTCATCTCAACCAACGTATCCCCAATAAACTGAAATTTGATCTGAACTGTCTTTTATATACACATGGTAAAGTCTGCCGCAGATGCATCAAGAAAGAGGGAACCCAGATAAAAAAAGAATTAAATGATGATTCCTGCCCTTTATTACATCATTGCAGAAGAAGTTAG